A window from Primulina huaijiensis isolate GDHJ02 chromosome 13, ASM1229523v2, whole genome shotgun sequence encodes these proteins:
- the LOC140956271 gene encoding nonsense-mediated mRNA decay factor SMG7-like, whose product MMTIPMDNNKEKGSSREGVQRLFNKNIDLENKRRKAAQARIPSDPNTWQHMRENYEAIVLEDHAFSEQHDIEYALWQLHYRRIEELRALFNAALASAGSAASQNVKGPVRDGSDRITKIRSQLKTFLSEATGFYHDLMLKIRAKYGLPLGFFSDDSDNQIPVSEDGEKSSELKKGLTSCHRCLIYLGDLARYKGLYGEGDSKARDFMAASSYYMQASSLWPSSGNPHHQLAILAGYSNDELVSIYRYFRSLAVDNPFITARDNLIIAFEKNRQNYTQLLGDAKVTSVKATPSRIPGKGRGKGEIRQSYKENNRVSTNSVKERASNKSDLFKAFVTRFVRLNGILFTRTSLETFPEVFSMVKNDLLELLSSGSDEEFTFGSDNAECKLAIVRLVAIVIFTVHSLNKDNENQSYAEILQRSVLLQNAYASTFEFMGFMLERCYQLNDPASSYLLPGIMVFVEWLACRHDVAVCSEMEEKQVNTRNFFWNKCISLLNKLLSSGYLFLNEDEDETCFSNMSKYDEGETANRLALPEDFELRGFLPLIPAQLILDFSRKHSSGGNGGKKEKCSRVQRIIASGKALTNVVRMGQEGFYFDTKLKEFVMGVMPEISDDYLFSSPLESNVNADSLNISMGRQMDLSAVPQFEGGVEVEDEDEDEVIVFKPSTTEKHFEDFASKFTSSQILASVGGAGPIGLGCENGSLSVGHDSLLVQNGFSASMIHPTTFANGTSQYLQPVQTSTSKWLVEQAQTMNGLAQLHLLKSSLEDQFRTSQSATLSVSYPQFNAATSYNHPIPILEATLPSKFDSIISSGLTNDSLSMKQSSIIPSGLKKNPVSRPVRHLGPPPGFGYVPSKAADESLNTALKNENPPNPQMDDYSWLDGYHFPSSNKSVGFSNSLNLVGSTIHSVSNGNGSVGIASFPFPGKQLSALQVKSENQKSLGDYQFSENMKLYDEQEQQFHNRNQQPIGPVQGPSGNQHAVGAAQQYQGQSLWDGRFFV is encoded by the exons ATGATGACCATTCCGATGGATAACAACAAAGAAAAAGGTTCCTCAAGAGAAGGTGTTCAACGCCTCTTTAACAAG AATATTGATTTGGAAAACAAACGAAGAAAAGCAGCACAAGCCAGGATCCCTTCAGACCCTAACACATGGCAGCATATGCGAGAAAATTATGAAGCAATTGTCCTTGAAGATCATGCTTTTTCTGAGCAACATGACATAGAATATGCTTTGTGGCAGCTCCATTATAGGAGGATCGAGGAGCTAAGGGCACTCTTCAACGCAGCTCTAGCATCCGCAGGTTCAGCCGCATCTCAAAATGTGAAAGGTCCAGTTCGTGACGGATCTGATCGAATTACAAAGATCCGTTCCCAGCTTAAGACTTTCCTTTCTGAGGCAACTGGATTTTATCATGATTTGATGTTGAAGATTAGAGCTAAATATGGTCTGCCCCTGGGATTCTTTTCTGATGATTCTGATAATCAGATTCCGGTGTCTGAAGATGGGGAAAAATCTTCTGAGCTGAAAAAAGGCTTGACGTCCTGTCATCGTTGTTTGATTTATCTCGGGGATCTTGCTCGTTACAAGGGCTTATATGGTGAAGGAGATTCTAAAGCTCGGGATTTTATGGCTGCATCTAGTTATTATATGCAAGCTTCTTCACTCTGGCCTTCAAGTGGTAATCCGCATCATCAG CTTGCTATACTTGCTGGATATTCAAATGATGAGCTGGTATCCATATATCGCTATTTCCGAAGTCTAGCTGTTGATAACCCTTTTATTACCGCTAGAGATAATTTGATAATTGCATTTGAGAAG AATCGGCAAAATTATACCCAACTTCTTGGTGATGCTAAAGTTACTTCAGTGAAGGCAACACCTTCAAGAATTCCTGGGAAAGGAAGAGGCAAAGGGGAAATAAGGCAATCTTATAAAGAGAATAATCGGGTATCAACTAATTCAGTTAAGGAAAGAGCCTCAAATAAATCTGATCTCTTCAAAGCCTTTGTCACACGATTTGTTAGACTGAATGGAATTCTCTTTACTCGCACAag CTTGGAAACTTTTCCGGAAGTGTTCTCAATGGTGAAAAACGATTTGTTGGAACTTCTTTCTTCTGGATCTGATGAGGAGTTCACCTTTGGCTCAGATAATGCTGAGTGTAAGCTTGCGATTGTCAGGCTGGTCGCCATTGTAATATTTACAGTGCACAGTTTAAATAAGGATAATGAAAACCAATCATATGCTGAAATACTACAGCGTTCAGTTTTGCTTCAAAATGCTTACGCTTCTACCTTTGAGTTTATGGGATTCATGCTCGAAAGGTGCTACCAGTTAAATGATCCTGCATCGAGCTATTTATTGCCTGGCATTATGGTTTTTGTAGAGTGGTTGGCTTGTCGTCATGATGTTGCTGTTTGCAGTGAGATGGAGGAGAAACAAGTCAACACAAGAAATTTTTTCTGGAACAAATGCATTTCCTTGTTAAACAAGCTCTTATCAAGTGGTTATTTGTTTCTAAATGAGGATGAAGATGAAACATGCTTTTCAAACATGAGCAAATATGATGAGGGTGAAACTGCAAATCGTCTTGCATTGCCTGAGGATTTTGAATTGAGAGGGTTTCTTCCTCTCATTCCTGCCCAGCTTATCCTTGATTTCTCTAGGAAGCATTCTTCTGGAGGCAATGGAggcaaaaaggaaaaatgttcaCGTGTTCAACGGATCATTGCATCTGGAAAGGCTCTTACTAATGTAGTTCGGATGGGTCAGGAAGGATTCTATTTTGACACGAAGTTGAAGGAATTTGTGATGGGCGTTATGCCAGAGATTTCTGATGATTATTTGTTTTCCAGCCCTCTGGAATCCAATGTAAATGCCGACTCTCTTAACATTTCGATGGGGAGACAAATGGATCTCAGTGCTGTGCCACAGTTTGAGGGTGGTGTAGAAGTGGAGGACGAGGATGAGGATGAGGTTATTGTTTTTAAGCCTTCCACAACCGAAAAGCATTTTGAGGACTTTGCTTCGAAGTTTACTTCTTCACAGATTCTTGCTTCTGTTGGGGGGGCTGGACCTATTGGTCTTGGGTGTGAAAATGGGTCCTTATCTGTTGGACATGATAGTCTTCTAGTGCAGAATGGGTTTAGCGCTAGCATGATACATCCTACTACCTTTGCTAATGGCACTTCCCAGTATCTGCAGCCAGTACAAACTAGCACATCAAAGTGGCTTGTAGAGCAAGCTCAAACTATGAATGGATTGGCCCAGCTACATTTACTTAAGTCTTCGCTGGAAGATCAGTTTCGAACTTCGCAATCTGCCACTCTTTCTGTCTCCTACCCACAGTTCAATGCTGCTACGAGTTATAATCATCCAATTCCGATTCTAGAAGCTACTTTGCCATCAAAATTTGACTCCATTATATCCTCAGGATTAACCAATGATAGCCTCTCTATGAAACAATCTTCAATAATTCCATCTGGCTTAAAGAAGAATCCAGTGAGTCGACCTGTCAGACACCTTGGTCCACCACCTGGTTTTGGTTATGTTCCTTCCAAAGCTGCAGACGAGTCACTGAATACGgctttgaaaaatgaaaatcctCCAAACCCACAAATGGATGATTACAGTTGGCTAGATGGTTATCACTTTCCATCATCTAATAAAAGTGTTGGATTCAGCAATTCTCTTAATCTAGTGGGATCTACAATCCATTCTGTGAGCAATGGCAATGGTTCAGTGGGTATAGCAAGTTTCCCTTTTCCTGGGAAGCAATTATCAGCACTTCAAGTTAAGAGTGAAAACCAAAAAAGCTTGGGGGATTATCAGTTTTCAGAAAATATGAAGCTATACGACGAGCAGGAGCAACAATTTCATAACAGAAATCAACAGCCAATTGGACCTGTGCAAGGACCATCTGGGAACCAACATGCAGTCGGGGCTGCACAGCAATATCAAGGACAGTCTCTCTGGGATGGTCGTTTCTTTGTGTGA